One segment of Streptomyces bathyalis DNA contains the following:
- a CDS encoding chromate resistance protein ChrB domain-containing protein, which yields MKWATRTRIHIDRAACAWLIRRHSTRTPSSSSSPISPK from the coding sequence ATGAAGTGGGCAACCCGGACTCGGATCCACATCGACCGGGCAGCCTGTGCCTGGCTGATCCGCCGGCACTCGACCAGGACGCCGAGTTCGTCTTCGTCACCGATCTCGCCCAAGTAG
- a CDS encoding FAD-dependent monooxygenase — protein MSPSKALVVGAGVGGLTAAQALQRIGWHVALYEQAPLIGPVGAGLGIAPNAVKALDHLGLGAALRDRGLRQDGLEIRLRAGRRVARIPAAGIERRYGAPFYALHRAEMHRLLMAGIDASDLHTGHRAASLTTATDSPSVTFDTAQGPVTETADLVVAADGVGSALRAALLPGHEGADYAGYTVWRGIVPARRAASLGIAPILTETWGRGARFGVAVINDGQVYWFAGESVPEHATLEHDLGKVAGRFRDWHAPIPELLAATPEESLLRHDVYYLHARLPTFVHGRVALLGDAAHAVTPDIGQGACLAIEDAVTLAAAVERSGVDDGLSVYDAVRRPRTQRMARASGRLGRILQTRNRTAAAVRDSIASVIPTPLLMGATGAAFAWNPPSG, from the coding sequence ATGAGCCCGAGCAAGGCGCTTGTCGTCGGCGCGGGAGTCGGCGGCCTGACGGCGGCCCAGGCGTTGCAGCGCATCGGGTGGCACGTGGCGCTCTATGAGCAGGCACCACTCATCGGGCCGGTCGGTGCGGGTCTGGGCATCGCGCCGAATGCCGTCAAGGCGCTGGATCATCTCGGCCTCGGAGCGGCTCTGCGTGATCGCGGTCTGCGCCAGGACGGGCTGGAGATCCGACTGCGAGCGGGCAGGCGAGTGGCACGGATTCCAGCTGCCGGTATCGAGCGTCGCTACGGTGCGCCCTTCTACGCGCTGCATCGTGCCGAGATGCACCGACTGCTCATGGCGGGTATCGACGCCTCGGACCTGCACACCGGTCATCGTGCCGCGAGCCTCACCACTGCCACCGATTCGCCCTCGGTCACCTTCGACACGGCACAAGGCCCGGTCACGGAGACGGCCGATCTGGTCGTGGCCGCGGACGGCGTGGGAAGCGCGCTTCGCGCGGCACTGCTGCCCGGCCATGAAGGGGCTGACTATGCCGGTTACACGGTCTGGCGCGGGATCGTCCCCGCCCGGAGAGCCGCATCTCTGGGTATCGCGCCGATCCTCACGGAGACGTGGGGACGCGGCGCCCGCTTCGGCGTCGCCGTGATCAACGACGGTCAGGTCTACTGGTTCGCCGGCGAAAGCGTCCCCGAGCACGCCACCCTTGAACACGACTTGGGCAAGGTGGCCGGCCGCTTCCGGGACTGGCATGCCCCCATCCCCGAACTGCTCGCCGCCACCCCGGAAGAGAGCCTGCTGCGTCACGACGTGTACTACCTGCACGCCAGACTGCCCACCTTCGTCCACGGCCGCGTGGCCCTGCTCGGCGACGCCGCCCACGCGGTCACACCCGACATCGGCCAAGGAGCCTGCCTCGCGATCGAGGACGCCGTGACCCTTGCGGCCGCCGTCGAACGGTCAGGAGTCGACGATGGCTTGAGCGTCTACGACGCCGTCCGCCGCCCCCGCACCCAGCGGATGGCCCGTGCGTCCGGTCGGCTCGGCCGCATCCTGCAGACCCGCAACCGCACCGCAGCCGCCGTGCGCGACTCCATCGCCTCCGTCATTCCCACCCCCTTGCTGATGGGGGCGACCGGGGCCGCCTTCGCCTGGAACCCCCCTTCGGGCTGA
- a CDS encoding GAF domain-containing protein, which translates to MSEAFLTLADTLVEDFDPLSLFQRLVDHCAGLLDVEAVGVMMIDALGRLRTTAASSEEADFLEVLQLQKNSGPCVDSYHEQRQISVPDLSAERERWPEVADAALAAGFASVHTVPLRLHEHVVGAVNLLRTGRGPLAAEDQHLAQALADATMLALMQWSAEKHPRGEIVMRLQSVIAAKSALEIAKGMIVEYADVSFSTAARMLRDYATEQGVRLIDAVHGLVNSELAPAAVAAGSGNSTSP; encoded by the coding sequence GTGAGCGAGGCTTTCCTCACCTTGGCGGACACCCTCGTCGAGGACTTCGACCCCCTGTCTCTCTTCCAGCGTCTAGTCGATCACTGTGCCGGACTGCTGGATGTTGAGGCGGTGGGCGTGATGATGATCGACGCCCTTGGCCGTCTGCGGACAACGGCCGCCTCCAGCGAGGAGGCGGATTTCCTCGAGGTGCTGCAACTGCAGAAGAACTCGGGTCCTTGCGTGGACTCCTACCACGAACAGCGTCAGATCAGCGTCCCGGACCTCTCCGCCGAGCGGGAACGCTGGCCGGAGGTGGCAGATGCCGCACTGGCCGCCGGCTTCGCGTCGGTCCATACGGTGCCGCTGCGACTGCACGAACACGTCGTCGGTGCAGTCAATCTTCTCCGCACCGGACGCGGACCGCTCGCCGCGGAGGATCAGCATCTTGCTCAGGCTCTGGCCGATGCCACGATGCTGGCCCTGATGCAGTGGTCGGCGGAAAAGCATCCGCGGGGAGAGATCGTGATGCGGCTGCAAAGTGTCATCGCCGCGAAGAGCGCCCTGGAGATAGCCAAGGGAATGATCGTCGAGTACGCGGATGTCTCGTTCAGCACCGCTGCGCGCATGCTGCGGGACTATGCGACAGAGCAGGGCGTCAGGTTGATCGACGCTGTTCACGGCCTCGTGAACAGCGAACTCGCACCGGCCGCTGTCGCCGCCGGCTCGGGCAACAGCACATCGCCGTAG
- a CDS encoding thiolase family protein, translating to MRDAVIVDMVRTVSGKGKPGGALSHLHPADLLATVLRELVERSGIEPSVIEDVVGGCVTQTGVQSSNITRSAVLAAGFPVTVPATTVDRQCGSSQQALHFAAHTVIAGGADVVVACGVESMSRAPLWSNVGEADPHGAGVAERFPPRLVPQGISAELVAARWKLTRAELDAYACASHARAAEAGASGLFAPDLVTAEGCALTTDETLRGDTTVEGLARLAPSFRDEAMADRFPEINWSVTAGNSSPLTDGASAALVMSGEKAAALGLRGRARVHTTAVAGDDPVLMLMGVLPATERVLKRAGLSPQDIGFFEVNEAFAAVPLAWQREFGVPGEKLNVNGGAIALGHPLGASGLRIASTLVQTLEDQGARYGLQTMCEAGGMANATVLERLP from the coding sequence ATGCGTGACGCGGTGATCGTCGACATGGTGCGCACGGTCAGCGGCAAGGGGAAACCCGGCGGGGCGCTCTCGCATCTGCATCCGGCGGATCTGCTGGCCACGGTGCTGCGTGAGCTGGTCGAACGCAGCGGGATCGAGCCCTCCGTCATCGAGGACGTGGTGGGTGGATGTGTGACGCAGACGGGTGTTCAGTCCTCCAACATCACTCGAAGTGCCGTTCTGGCGGCGGGATTTCCCGTGACGGTGCCTGCGACCACGGTCGACCGTCAGTGTGGTTCGAGCCAGCAGGCACTGCACTTCGCGGCGCACACGGTCATCGCGGGAGGCGCGGACGTCGTCGTCGCATGCGGAGTGGAGTCGATGAGCCGGGCGCCGCTGTGGTCGAACGTGGGCGAGGCCGACCCTCACGGTGCCGGTGTCGCCGAACGCTTCCCGCCGCGACTGGTGCCGCAGGGCATCTCCGCCGAACTCGTGGCGGCGCGGTGGAAGTTGACCAGGGCGGAACTCGACGCCTACGCCTGCGCCTCCCATGCCCGTGCCGCGGAGGCCGGCGCATCCGGGCTGTTCGCCCCTGACCTGGTGACGGCCGAGGGCTGTGCACTCACGACGGACGAGACGCTGCGCGGGGACACCACGGTGGAGGGCCTCGCACGACTCGCACCGTCGTTCAGGGACGAGGCGATGGCCGATCGCTTCCCGGAGATCAACTGGTCCGTGACCGCGGGCAATTCCTCACCGCTCACCGACGGGGCTTCGGCCGCCCTGGTGATGAGCGGGGAGAAGGCGGCGGCGCTGGGACTGCGCGGCAGAGCCCGGGTGCACACCACGGCGGTCGCCGGGGACGATCCGGTGCTGATGCTGATGGGTGTCCTCCCGGCGACCGAACGGGTCCTGAAGCGCGCCGGACTCTCGCCGCAGGACATCGGCTTCTTCGAGGTCAACGAGGCGTTCGCGGCCGTACCGCTCGCCTGGCAACGGGAGTTCGGCGTGCCCGGGGAGAAGCTGAACGTGAACGGAGGCGCCATCGCGCTCGGGCATCCCCTCGGCGCGTCCGGACTGCGCATCGCTTCAACTCTCGTGCAGACGCTTGAGGATCAGGGCGCCCGGTACGGCCTGCAGACGATGTGCGAGGCGGGCGGGATGGCGAACGCGACCGTGCTGGAGCGCCTGCCGTGA
- a CDS encoding ANTAR domain-containing protein, giving the protein MDQAEELRTELHELRRAMETWSVIDLARGVLMEMFGCTAEAAWVTLRVVSHHTDTKLRTLAEQIIASTQGEPMATAIHASLHEQLRARGKQAREQGPSALTSTSGSNRRERRQSAANGDRRLIEVRSELTEVHEPG; this is encoded by the coding sequence GTGGATCAAGCGGAAGAGCTTCGGACTGAATTGCATGAGTTGCGCCGGGCGATGGAAACGTGGTCCGTCATCGACCTGGCGCGGGGCGTACTGATGGAGATGTTCGGTTGCACCGCGGAGGCAGCGTGGGTGACTCTGCGCGTCGTGTCGCACCACACCGACACAAAGCTCCGTACCTTGGCTGAGCAGATCATCGCCAGCACGCAGGGCGAACCCATGGCAACGGCGATCCACGCCTCGCTGCATGAGCAGTTGCGCGCGCGTGGCAAGCAGGCTCGTGAGCAGGGCCCTTCTGCTCTGACATCAACCTCCGGCAGCAACAGGCGAGAACGCCGGCAGTCGGCAGCGAACGGCGACCGACGACTCATCGAGGTCCGGAGCGAGTTGACCGAAGTCCACGAACCCGGGTGA
- a CDS encoding SDR family NAD(P)-dependent oxidoreductase, with protein sequence MKLQGAACLVTGAASGLGLATARRLVQAGALVTLVDLPTSGGREAAEELGEGAHFAPADVTSERDVAAAVETAEEQGPLRLAVNCAGVATPGRVLGRHGPLALEAFSRVVQVNLLGTFNTTRLASARMAAAPPVDGERGVIVNTASVAAFEGQIGQAAYAASKGGVASLTLPLARDLADSLIRVVSIAPGLFETPMLAALPEEAKQSLGAQAPHPSRLGRPDEYAALVEHIAENPMLNGETIRLDGAIRLTPR encoded by the coding sequence ATGAAGCTTCAAGGTGCCGCCTGCCTGGTCACCGGCGCGGCCTCGGGGCTGGGACTGGCCACAGCCAGGCGGCTGGTGCAGGCGGGCGCCCTGGTGACGCTCGTCGACCTGCCCACCTCCGGTGGCCGGGAAGCCGCCGAAGAGCTGGGCGAGGGTGCTCATTTCGCGCCGGCCGACGTCACCAGCGAACGGGATGTCGCTGCGGCCGTCGAGACCGCCGAGGAACAGGGGCCCTTGCGTCTCGCCGTGAACTGCGCCGGTGTCGCCACACCGGGCCGCGTTCTGGGAAGGCACGGCCCTCTCGCGCTGGAGGCCTTCTCCCGGGTCGTCCAGGTCAACCTGCTCGGCACCTTCAACACCACCCGGCTGGCATCGGCCCGTATGGCAGCGGCACCACCTGTCGACGGCGAACGCGGCGTGATCGTCAACACGGCTTCCGTCGCCGCCTTCGAGGGGCAGATCGGCCAGGCCGCGTACGCCGCCTCGAAAGGCGGTGTCGCGAGTCTGACGCTGCCGCTCGCACGCGACCTGGCCGACAGTCTGATCCGGGTCGTCTCCATAGCGCCCGGTCTGTTCGAGACGCCCATGCTGGCCGCGCTGCCCGAGGAGGCCAAGCAGTCCCTCGGCGCGCAGGCCCCCCACCCCAGCAGGCTCGGACGCCCCGACGAGTACGCCGCACTCGTCGAGCACATCGCGGAGAACCCCATGCTCAACGGCGAAACCATCCGCCTCGACGGTGCCATCCGGCTGACGCCCAGGTGA
- a CDS encoding ANTAR domain-containing protein: protein MDPDEAEDRLGVPDEDNDTRWRGFMAEAAAPLPSDTVNGMPAQLCAACVRLLPVTGGSLSLTGGGKRSLMTLCASDDIAARLAEIQYTLGEGPCHSATEMSAPVSAVDLTAGPDTRRWPLFARHAAGAGAGSAFSFPMSHGSHVLGTVDLYNTTPSTLEEPDIRLGMRAADAVGLALAGLHEAQPSEDEQPRVAWWIEAEANHEEVHRAIGMLMVRFGVDAEEAMARLRARAFLLDKTVTELAKDVTGRRDDFRAGD, encoded by the coding sequence ATGGATCCCGACGAGGCTGAGGACCGGCTAGGGGTGCCGGACGAGGACAACGACACCCGGTGGCGCGGTTTCATGGCTGAGGCGGCCGCTCCGCTGCCGAGCGACACGGTGAACGGGATGCCGGCGCAGCTCTGCGCCGCATGTGTGCGGCTGCTCCCAGTGACCGGCGGTTCCCTCTCGTTGACCGGGGGAGGGAAACGATCACTGATGACCCTGTGCGCGAGCGACGACATCGCCGCGCGACTGGCAGAGATCCAGTACACGCTGGGTGAGGGCCCCTGCCACTCTGCCACCGAGATGAGCGCACCTGTCTCCGCGGTCGATCTGACCGCCGGGCCGGACACGCGGCGGTGGCCGCTCTTCGCCCGTCACGCCGCCGGGGCGGGAGCCGGCTCGGCCTTCTCGTTCCCGATGAGCCACGGCAGCCATGTACTCGGCACGGTCGACCTGTACAACACCACCCCCAGCACCCTGGAGGAGCCTGATATCCGGCTCGGCATGCGGGCGGCCGATGCCGTCGGCCTGGCACTCGCGGGTCTCCACGAGGCTCAGCCGTCGGAGGACGAGCAGCCGAGAGTAGCCTGGTGGATAGAGGCTGAGGCCAACCACGAAGAAGTGCACCGCGCCATCGGGATGCTGATGGTGAGATTCGGTGTGGACGCCGAGGAAGCGATGGCAAGGCTGCGGGCACGCGCATTCTTGCTGGACAAGACCGTCACCGAATTGGCGAAGGACGTCACCGGCCGCAGGGATGATTTCCGTGCTGGAGATTGA
- a CDS encoding GNAT family N-acetyltransferase, whose amino-acid sequence MTAIGLRLVTTADEERCFELHEAAMRPYVEQIWGWDQEAQRAFHAHAFSPDRWQIVTCDGQDAGMLHVEHRPAEIYLSRIELHPDHQGRGIGSRLIRTLLDQARREGKDLTLDVLAINQRARALYLRLGLHQVAPHGENNIKIRMSARPLP is encoded by the coding sequence ATGACGGCCATCGGTCTGCGGCTGGTCACGACCGCCGACGAAGAGCGCTGCTTCGAATTGCACGAGGCTGCCATGCGCCCCTACGTCGAGCAGATCTGGGGCTGGGACCAAGAAGCCCAACGGGCCTTCCACGCGCATGCGTTCAGCCCCGACCGGTGGCAAATCGTCACCTGTGACGGCCAGGACGCCGGCATGCTCCACGTCGAGCACCGTCCTGCGGAGATTTACCTCTCGCGGATCGAACTCCACCCCGACCACCAGGGACGTGGCATCGGCAGCCGGCTCATCCGTACTCTTCTGGACCAGGCCCGCCGAGAGGGCAAGGACCTCACCCTGGACGTGCTCGCGATCAATCAGCGAGCACGCGCCCTCTACTTGCGACTCGGCCTGCACCAAGTCGCGCCGCACGGTGAGAACAACATCAAGATCCGGATGTCTGCCAGGCCGCTTCCGTAG
- a CDS encoding NADP-dependent oxidoreductase, which yields MQAITVRDRDAGVGGLTLSELPYPHAAENDVIVRVHAAGFTPGELAWPGTWTDRAGRERTPSVPGHELSGVVAELGYGTTGLTVGQRVFGLADWSRNGSLAEYTAVEARNLAPLPADVDHSMAATLSISGLTAWQGLFDHGQLRAGQTVLIHGAAGGVGSIAVQLAREAGARVIATGRSADRDTALGLGADAFMDLQADRLEDAGEVDVVFDVIGGTILDRSAALVRAGGTLVTIAAPPAVKPEGGRAVFFIVEADRARLADLAQRLRDGRLKPIVGDVRPLDEAPAAFAPGRRRHGRTIIRIVSDSPTEAGSQ from the coding sequence ATGCAAGCCATCACCGTCCGCGACCGTGACGCCGGCGTCGGCGGACTCACCCTGTCGGAACTGCCCTATCCCCACGCTGCCGAGAACGACGTCATCGTGCGCGTGCACGCCGCGGGGTTCACGCCAGGGGAGCTCGCCTGGCCCGGAACATGGACCGACCGCGCCGGCCGCGAGCGGACGCCGAGTGTGCCCGGGCACGAGCTGTCGGGGGTGGTCGCCGAGCTCGGGTACGGCACCACCGGTCTCACCGTCGGACAGCGGGTTTTCGGCCTGGCCGACTGGTCCCGTAACGGATCGCTCGCCGAGTACACCGCCGTGGAGGCCCGCAACTTGGCACCGCTTCCCGCGGACGTCGACCACAGCATGGCCGCCACTCTGTCGATCTCGGGACTGACCGCGTGGCAGGGTCTGTTCGACCACGGGCAGCTCAGGGCGGGGCAGACGGTTCTGATCCACGGCGCCGCCGGCGGCGTCGGCTCGATCGCGGTCCAACTCGCACGCGAGGCGGGCGCGCGGGTCATCGCCACCGGCCGGTCCGCCGACCGGGACACCGCTCTCGGCCTGGGCGCCGACGCATTCATGGACCTGCAGGCGGACCGGCTGGAGGACGCCGGAGAGGTCGACGTCGTGTTCGACGTGATCGGCGGCACGATCCTCGACCGCTCAGCCGCGCTGGTGCGCGCAGGGGGGACGCTCGTCACCATCGCCGCCCCGCCCGCGGTCAAACCCGAGGGCGGGCGGGCCGTCTTCTTCATCGTCGAAGCCGACCGCGCCCGGCTCGCCGACCTCGCGCAGCGGCTGCGGGACGGACGGCTCAAGCCGATCGTGGGGGACGTGCGCCCGCTCGACGAAGCGCCCGCGGCGTTCGCGCCAGGCCGCCGCAGACACGGCAGGACGATCATCCGCATCGTCTCGGACAGCCCCACAGAAGCAGGCTCACAGTGA
- a CDS encoding HD domain-containing protein, with the protein MSLDALPVPGSVTSAAALDVATAHHSPALLNHSLRAYVWAAARGAAGGITFDPELLYVAALFHDIGLVPAFDSHTVAFEEAGGHVAQVFAAGAGWPAERRQRLSDVIARHMRPRVDVFTDPEGHLLARATATEITGKDADDYPAGFRAEVLERYPRLDLNEQFLACLQAQAARKPGSSAAGAVRSGLVDRMTSNPLDSRA; encoded by the coding sequence ATGTCGCTCGACGCTCTTCCGGTGCCGGGCAGTGTGACGTCAGCCGCCGCGCTGGACGTGGCCACCGCCCACCACTCCCCCGCGCTGCTCAACCATTCCTTGCGTGCCTACGTGTGGGCGGCCGCCCGCGGTGCGGCAGGCGGCATCACCTTCGACCCGGAACTCCTCTATGTTGCCGCGCTGTTCCACGACATCGGGCTGGTGCCGGCATTCGACAGCCACACCGTCGCATTCGAGGAGGCAGGCGGCCACGTCGCCCAGGTCTTCGCGGCCGGCGCCGGGTGGCCGGCGGAGCGCCGCCAGCGCCTGTCCGACGTGATCGCCCGTCATATGCGGCCGCGGGTAGATGTGTTCACGGACCCCGAGGGACACCTGCTGGCCCGCGCCACCGCCACCGAGATCACCGGCAAGGACGCGGACGACTACCCGGCCGGCTTCCGGGCCGAGGTGCTGGAACGCTACCCCCGGCTGGACCTCAACGAGCAATTCCTGGCGTGCCTCCAGGCTCAGGCCGCACGCAAGCCCGGCAGTTCCGCGGCGGGTGCGGTGCGATCGGGCCTCGTGGACAGAATGACCTCCAATCCGCTGGACTCCCGCGCTTAG
- a CDS encoding TetR/AcrR family transcriptional regulator, with the protein MAGSDQVPAVRQRASTRERLIDAAVQMCGERGIEATSLRALTEAAGSNIAAVNYHFGSKEGLLRAVIDQAMRAVNEERRVRLEQLEAAPQPPSVAALVRAFVTPGVGLAETHGSRGPDIARFIGRVMGEPNARVREIFAQQVEPVEGRYLTALRHALPELDERGVQFAYAGMVGLLGVYQSGTFATLGWAPETDDGTSASGSGAADCERLVAFITGGILATLPTKATDG; encoded by the coding sequence GTGGCCGGCTCCGACCAGGTGCCCGCCGTGCGACAGCGGGCGTCCACGCGAGAGCGGCTGATCGACGCGGCGGTTCAGATGTGCGGTGAGCGCGGGATCGAGGCGACCTCGCTACGGGCACTGACCGAAGCGGCCGGAAGCAATATCGCCGCGGTCAACTACCACTTCGGGTCCAAGGAAGGGCTCCTGCGCGCGGTCATCGACCAGGCGATGCGAGCCGTCAACGAGGAGCGCCGCGTCCGGCTGGAACAGCTCGAAGCAGCACCTCAGCCGCCGTCCGTAGCCGCCCTGGTGCGTGCCTTCGTCACACCGGGCGTCGGCCTGGCGGAGACCCACGGCAGTCGTGGACCCGACATCGCGCGCTTCATCGGACGGGTGATGGGCGAGCCGAACGCCCGGGTCCGGGAGATCTTCGCGCAACAGGTCGAGCCGGTCGAAGGGCGCTACCTGACGGCGCTGCGCCACGCCCTTCCCGAACTCGACGAGCGTGGTGTCCAGTTCGCGTACGCGGGCATGGTGGGACTGCTCGGCGTCTACCAGTCCGGGACGTTCGCCACATTGGGCTGGGCACCGGAGACGGACGACGGCACGTCGGCGAGCGGGTCCGGGGCCGCCGACTGCGAGCGGCTCGTCGCATTCATCACGGGCGGGATTCTCGCCACCCTTCCGACCAAGGCCACCGACGGGTGA
- a CDS encoding CaiB/BaiF CoA transferase family protein produces the protein MAGPLRALNVIEFGGIGPAPHAAMLLADLGADVVRVERPSGGYQVLPPDTPDWLQRGRRSVHADLKTADGLRSALDLIEAADVVIEGFRPGVAERLGVGPEVCLRSNPGLVYARMTGWGQTGPRAHSAGHDINYLSLSGVLHAITDPQGRPSVPLNLIGDFGGGSLYLVMGVLAALWERQHSGQGQVIDAAVVDGVTSLSQAIWSFRAQGAWTDRPARNLLDGGAPFYDTYRCADGRYVAVGALEPQFYALLLTGLGLDADELPPQYERSGWPALREAFSAAFATRTREEWAAVFGTGDACVTPVLSFDEAASDPHMTARATHITEGGVTQAAPAPRFSRTVPDVPTPPRSPGADTDEVLNREP, from the coding sequence ATGGCCGGACCTCTTCGCGCCCTGAACGTCATCGAATTCGGCGGCATCGGCCCCGCTCCGCACGCGGCCATGCTCCTGGCCGACCTCGGTGCCGACGTCGTCCGGGTGGAGCGTCCCAGCGGCGGCTACCAGGTCCTTCCGCCCGACACGCCCGACTGGCTTCAGCGCGGACGCCGGTCGGTGCACGCGGACTTGAAGACTGCGGACGGACTCCGGTCGGCACTGGATCTCATCGAGGCCGCGGATGTCGTCATCGAGGGTTTCCGTCCCGGAGTGGCCGAACGACTGGGCGTCGGACCCGAGGTGTGTCTCAGGAGCAATCCCGGTCTCGTCTACGCCCGGATGACGGGCTGGGGACAGACGGGCCCACGTGCGCACTCGGCCGGTCACGACATCAACTACCTGTCCCTCAGCGGCGTTCTCCATGCGATCACCGATCCTCAAGGCCGTCCGTCCGTACCGCTCAACCTCATCGGCGACTTCGGCGGAGGATCCCTCTATCTCGTGATGGGTGTCCTCGCGGCGCTGTGGGAGCGGCAGCACTCGGGCCAGGGGCAGGTGATCGACGCGGCCGTCGTGGACGGTGTCACCTCGCTCTCACAGGCCATCTGGTCGTTCCGGGCGCAAGGCGCCTGGACCGATCGCCCTGCCCGTAACCTCCTCGACGGCGGCGCACCCTTCTATGACACCTACCGCTGCGCCGACGGCCGTTACGTGGCGGTCGGTGCCCTGGAGCCGCAGTTCTACGCGCTCCTTCTGACCGGACTCGGCCTGGACGCGGACGAACTGCCGCCACAGTACGAACGTTCCGGGTGGCCCGCACTGCGTGAGGCGTTCTCTGCCGCCTTCGCCACCCGCACCCGCGAGGAGTGGGCAGCCGTATTCGGCACCGGCGACGCGTGCGTCACCCCGGTGCTCTCCTTCGACGAAGCGGCGAGCGACCCGCACATGACCGCCCGCGCGACGCACATCACCGAGGGCGGGGTGACACAGGCGGCTCCGGCGCCGCGCTTCTCGCGGACCGTGCCGGACGTACCGACGCCTCCCCGCTCGCCGGGAGCCGACACCGACGAGGTGCTGAACCGTGAGCCGTGA
- a CDS encoding TRAP transporter substrate-binding protein, protein MLSRRSVAYSLTGLLFGTVSCSAGAGVEKPSQGTRRAALVHDIPPGHPRIPYFEDFAESVKTRSDDAVTVRINPQRTILAGRESLDAVKAGRADLAAVNMAHLEAMEPQAGFMNLPFGLDDSVMGEAGRRKAVAAVLGEQVRPHGLVLLGLMRGADQLFAFPEKDVRRLEDLKGKKIRVAGDGIYEQIMRRLGAEPVAIPIPRLRDAMRGGKVDGVFTSPGGWSTEVRRHAPHALHVPGLMFITYALVADGRWLAGLPDRQRAALVAAGARLTGGWRRMRQDDQKVIRTNIAAGATYTIAPEGEVARWQKRVAAIREDFFDERPAVDEALRKKGVELS, encoded by the coding sequence ATGCTCAGCCGTAGAAGCGTCGCTTACTCCCTCACCGGGCTCCTTTTCGGCACGGTCTCCTGCAGCGCCGGCGCCGGCGTTGAGAAACCGTCCCAGGGCACCCGCCGGGCCGCACTCGTGCACGACATACCGCCAGGTCACCCGCGGATCCCGTACTTCGAGGACTTCGCCGAGTCGGTCAAGACGCGCTCGGACGATGCCGTCACGGTACGGATCAACCCTCAGCGCACCATCCTCGCCGGCCGGGAATCGCTCGACGCCGTCAAAGCCGGACGTGCTGATCTGGCAGCCGTCAACATGGCGCATCTGGAGGCCATGGAGCCGCAGGCCGGCTTCATGAACCTCCCCTTCGGCCTGGACGACTCGGTCATGGGCGAGGCCGGAAGGCGGAAGGCGGTGGCCGCAGTCCTGGGCGAACAGGTGCGGCCGCACGGCCTCGTTCTGCTCGGCCTCATGCGTGGAGCCGACCAGCTCTTCGCGTTCCCCGAGAAGGACGTGAGGCGGCTGGAGGATCTGAAGGGCAAGAAGATACGCGTGGCCGGTGACGGCATCTACGAACAGATCATGCGCAGGCTCGGAGCCGAACCCGTCGCCATTCCCATCCCCCGTCTCCGCGACGCGATGCGAGGCGGAAAGGTCGACGGCGTCTTCACCTCCCCCGGCGGCTGGTCGACGGAAGTCCGCCGCCACGCCCCGCACGCGCTGCACGTACCCGGGCTGATGTTCATCACCTACGCACTCGTAGCCGACGGCCGGTGGCTTGCCGGACTGCCGGACCGGCAACGCGCAGCGCTCGTGGCGGCGGGAGCTCGACTGACCGGCGGCTGGCGGCGGATGCGGCAGGACGACCAGAAGGTCATCAGGACGAACATCGCCGCCGGTGCCACGTACACCATCGCGCCCGAGGGAGAAGTGGCTCGGTGGCAGAAGCGAGTCGCGGCGATCCGGGAGGACTTCTTCGACGAACGTCCCGCGGTGGACGAGGCGTTGCGCAAGAAGGGGGTGGAACTGTCATGA